One window of Mediterraneibacter gnavus ATCC 29149 genomic DNA carries:
- a CDS encoding V-type ATP synthase subunit K, whose product MSIMENLGIVYALCGAAIAVLLAGAGSAIGVGIAGQAAAGVVTEDPGKFAKVLILQLLPGTQGLYGLLIGFITLSKIGILGGGLAEVDVTTGLLILAACLPIGIVGLISGRSQGKTAAASIGIIAKRPEQFGKAMLFPAMVETYAILALLISFLAVSGIQV is encoded by the coding sequence ATGAGCATTATGGAAAATTTAGGAATCGTGTATGCACTTTGTGGTGCGGCAATTGCAGTACTTCTCGCAGGTGCAGGCTCTGCGATCGGAGTTGGAATCGCAGGTCAGGCGGCAGCAGGTGTTGTAACAGAGGATCCAGGTAAATTCGCGAAAGTATTGATCTTACAGCTTCTTCCTGGTACACAGGGACTCTATGGTCTTCTGATTGGATTTATCACATTGTCTAAAATCGGAATTCTTGGCGGAGGACTTGCAGAGGTGGATGTGACAACCGGACTTCTGATTTTGGCAGCCTGCCTTCCGATCGGAATTGTAGGTCTGATTTCCGGAAGATCGCAGGGAAAGACAGCCGCAGCATCGATCGGGATCATTGCAAAAAGACCGGAGCAGTTTGGTAAAGCAATGCTGTTTCCGGCGATGGTAGAGACTTATGCAATCCTTGCACTTCTGATCTCTTTCCTGGCTGTCAGCGGAATTCAGGTGTAA
- a CDS encoding V-type ATP synthase subunit E encodes MSGLENMKRQILDEANHSAEEQISKARTKAEEILREAREQMEEQSAVMAKKSEDETKDYAQRIASSSEMQRKQALLQAKQEVIQEVLNKAYQQVLHLEPESYFEMLQKLLETYALPQEGTIYFSAADLARMPQKFEDVIEQTAQKKGGHLVVSKEPKDMDGGFVLVYGGIEENCTIRAMFHTKQDELSDVVQKILFV; translated from the coding sequence ATGAGTGGATTAGAGAATATGAAACGTCAGATTCTGGACGAAGCGAATCACTCAGCGGAAGAACAGATCTCGAAAGCCAGGACAAAGGCGGAAGAGATTTTAAGAGAAGCAAGAGAGCAGATGGAGGAACAGAGCGCAGTCATGGCTAAAAAGTCGGAAGACGAGACAAAAGACTATGCACAGCGCATTGCATCTTCCAGTGAAATGCAGAGAAAGCAGGCTCTTCTGCAGGCAAAACAGGAAGTGATACAGGAGGTTCTTAACAAGGCATATCAGCAGGTACTGCATTTGGAACCGGAATCATACTTTGAGATGCTTCAGAAGCTGCTGGAAACATATGCACTTCCGCAGGAGGGAACAATCTATTTTTCTGCTGCGGATCTTGCGCGTATGCCGCAGAAATTTGAGGACGTGATTGAACAGACGGCACAGAAAAAAGGCGGTCATCTTGTGGTTTCGAAAGAACCGAAGGATATGGACGGCGGATTTGTGCTGGTTTATGGCGGGATTGAAGAAAATTGTACGATCAGGGCAATGTTCCACACAAAGCAGGATGAATTGTCGGATGTTGTACAGAAAATATTATTTGTATAG
- a CDS encoding V0D/AC39 family V-type ATPase subunit, which produces MNELEYIYAVARIRALESSLLTQSVIEQLMACQNETQCLQLLSEKGWGDPADAHDPVKMLQREEEKIWEVISDIAPDLSVFDVMSYTKVFHNVKAAIKAVCTGTEDRNVFYNDCSIPGAQMLEIVKNKEFWRLPPAMSEAAQEAYDVLLHTGDGQLCDVIVDRAALKAISEAGRNAEDAIIRDYAESAVAIADIKIAVRSQKTGKSQEFLKRALAPCDTVQVELLAKAAANGMDAIRDYLLTTAYAGGAEALAESPSAFERWCDNRMIETMRPQKYQAFSVGPLVAYIVARENEIKTVRIILTGKQNQFPEEAIRERIREMYG; this is translated from the coding sequence TTGAATGAATTGGAATATATCTACGCGGTTGCGCGCATACGGGCGCTGGAGAGTTCTCTGTTGACACAAAGTGTCATTGAACAGTTGATGGCGTGTCAGAACGAAACACAGTGCCTTCAGCTTTTGAGCGAGAAGGGATGGGGAGATCCGGCGGATGCACACGATCCGGTGAAGATGCTGCAGCGGGAAGAGGAGAAAATCTGGGAAGTGATCTCGGATATCGCTCCGGATTTGTCTGTTTTTGATGTGATGTCCTACACAAAAGTGTTTCACAATGTAAAAGCAGCAATCAAAGCAGTATGTACAGGGACAGAGGATCGGAATGTTTTTTACAATGATTGTTCCATTCCCGGGGCGCAGATGCTGGAGATTGTAAAGAATAAAGAATTCTGGCGTCTTCCGCCGGCAATGTCAGAGGCAGCTCAGGAAGCGTATGACGTGCTGCTTCATACCGGTGACGGACAGTTGTGTGATGTGATCGTGGATCGGGCAGCGCTGAAAGCGATTTCTGAGGCCGGAAGAAACGCAGAGGATGCGATCATCCGTGATTATGCAGAGTCTGCGGTAGCAATCGCAGATATCAAGATTGCAGTCCGTTCTCAGAAAACAGGAAAAAGCCAGGAGTTTTTAAAGCGTGCTCTGGCACCCTGCGATACAGTTCAGGTGGAGCTTTTGGCAAAAGCAGCTGCAAACGGCATGGATGCGATCCGGGATTATCTGCTCACAACTGCCTATGCAGGTGGGGCAGAAGCATTGGCAGAGTCACCGTCCGCATTTGAGCGGTGGTGTGACAACCGGATGATCGAAACCATGAGACCGCAGAAATATCAGGCATTTTCTGTGGGACCGCTGGTGGCATATATTGTGGCGCGGGAAAATGAGATCAAGACAGTTCGAATCATTCTGACCGGAAAACAGAATCAATTTCCGGAGGAGGCAATTCGGGAAAGGATCAGGGAGATGTATGGATAA
- a CDS encoding V-type ATP synthase subunit F: MDKIAVIGDYDGIYGFQTLGLSICPVRDAEEGKEKLRQLALECGIIYITEALAAELPEEIGRYKEQVMPAIIQIPGVSGNTGAGVEGVKKTVEQAVGSDILFSQE, from the coding sequence ATGGATAAGATAGCAGTAATCGGAGATTATGACGGCATTTACGGCTTCCAGACACTGGGTCTTTCGATCTGCCCTGTCAGAGATGCCGAAGAAGGGAAAGAAAAACTGCGCCAGCTGGCCCTGGAGTGCGGGATTATCTACATTACAGAGGCTCTGGCGGCAGAACTGCCGGAAGAGATCGGGCGATATAAAGAACAGGTCATGCCTGCCATCATTCAGATACCGGGTGTATCCGGCAATACAGGAGCAGGTGTAGAAGGCGTGAAAAAAACCGTGGAGCAGGCAGTCGGTTCGGATATCCTGTTCTCACAGGAATAA
- a CDS encoding V-type ATP synthase subunit A, whose translation MSKGVIKKVAGPLVIASGMRDANMFDVVRVSKQRLIGEIIEMHGDEASIQVYEETSGLGPGEPVESMEVPMSVELGPGLITSIYDGIQRPLDDIMKISGNSLKRGVEVPSLKRNLKWEFVPTVKVGDEVEEGDVIGTVQETPVVQQKIMVPYGVKGTVKEIKAGEFTVEEVVAVVATDTEDRELTLMQKWPVRKGRPYQRKLPPKMPLVTGQRVIDTFFPIAKGGVAAVPGPFGSGKTVIQHQLAKWAEADIVVYIGCGERGNEMTDVLNEFPELKDPKTGQSLMQRTVLIANTSDMPVAAREASIYTGITIAEYFRDMGYSVALMADSTSRWAEALREMSGRLEEMPGEEGYPAYLGSRLAQFYERAGHVISLGKDGREGALSVIGAVSPPGGDISEPVSQATLRIVKVFWGLDSALAYKRHFPAINWLNSYSLYLDDMETWFNANVASDWMEGRQKMMTLLQEEAELEEIVKMVGMDALSPGDRLKMEAARSIREDFLHQNSFHEIDTYTSLKKQHMMMKLVMAFYEKAVEALSGGASLQDLINMPVREQIGRFKYVHEDDLDTEYEKVNQELDAEISAAQGKEGF comes from the coding sequence ATGAGTAAAGGCGTAATTAAAAAAGTAGCAGGACCGCTGGTCATTGCCTCTGGAATGCGCGATGCGAATATGTTTGATGTCGTGCGTGTAAGTAAGCAGAGACTGATCGGCGAAATTATAGAGATGCACGGAGACGAGGCGTCTATTCAGGTATATGAGGAGACATCCGGACTCGGACCGGGAGAGCCGGTGGAATCCATGGAAGTGCCAATGTCCGTAGAACTCGGACCGGGGCTGATTACCAGCATTTACGATGGAATCCAGAGACCGCTGGATGATATCATGAAAATTTCAGGCAACAGTCTGAAGCGTGGTGTGGAAGTTCCGTCTCTGAAACGAAATCTGAAATGGGAGTTTGTTCCGACTGTTAAAGTCGGAGATGAAGTCGAAGAAGGAGATGTGATCGGTACGGTCCAAGAGACGCCTGTGGTACAGCAGAAGATCATGGTTCCTTATGGAGTAAAAGGGACGGTCAAAGAGATCAAAGCAGGAGAATTTACGGTTGAGGAAGTGGTTGCCGTTGTTGCCACTGATACGGAGGACAGAGAGCTTACCCTGATGCAGAAATGGCCGGTCCGTAAAGGGCGTCCGTATCAGAGAAAGCTTCCGCCGAAGATGCCGCTTGTAACCGGGCAGCGTGTGATCGATACGTTCTTCCCGATTGCAAAGGGTGGTGTGGCAGCCGTGCCGGGACCGTTCGGAAGCGGTAAAACTGTCATTCAGCATCAGCTTGCAAAATGGGCAGAGGCAGATATTGTGGTGTATATCGGATGTGGAGAGCGTGGAAATGAGATGACGGATGTTCTGAATGAATTTCCGGAGCTGAAGGATCCAAAGACAGGCCAGTCTCTGATGCAGCGAACGGTTCTGATCGCAAATACATCGGATATGCCGGTGGCAGCCCGTGAGGCTTCGATTTACACCGGGATTACGATCGCAGAATATTTCCGTGATATGGGATACTCGGTGGCATTGATGGCAGATTCTACATCCCGCTGGGCAGAGGCCCTTCGTGAGATGTCCGGACGTCTGGAGGAGATGCCGGGTGAAGAAGGGTATCCGGCATATTTGGGAAGCCGGCTGGCGCAGTTCTATGAGAGAGCCGGACATGTGATCTCACTTGGAAAAGATGGAAGAGAAGGTGCGCTTTCTGTAATCGGTGCGGTATCCCCTCCGGGTGGAGATATTTCCGAGCCGGTTTCTCAGGCAACGCTTCGTATCGTGAAAGTATTCTGGGGACTGGATTCCGCACTGGCTTACAAACGGCATTTCCCGGCAATTAACTGGCTGAACAGCTATTCTTTGTATCTGGATGATATGGAGACATGGTTCAATGCCAATGTGGCATCTGACTGGATGGAAGGCCGTCAGAAGATGATGACACTTCTGCAGGAAGAGGCAGAGCTGGAGGAGATCGTAAAAATGGTAGGTATGGATGCTCTTTCACCGGGTGACCGGCTGAAAATGGAGGCGGCCAGATCCATCCGTGAAGATTTCCTGCATCAGAACTCTTTCCATGAGATCGATACGTATACTTCGCTGAAAAAACAGCATATGATGATGAAGCTGGTCATGGCATTTTATGAGAAGGCAGTGGAGGCACTTTCAGGTGGTGCATCTTTGCAGGATCTGATCAATATGCCGGTCAGAGAGCAGATCGGACGTTTTAAATATGTGCACGAGGACGATCTGGATACAGAATACGAGAAAGTAAATCAGGAACTGGATGCGGAAATTTCTGCTGCACAGGGGAAGGAGGGCTTCTAA
- a CDS encoding V-type ATP synthase subunit B yields the protein MPKEYRTIQEVAGPLMLVRGVENVTYDELGEIELASGETRRCKVLEIDGSDALVQLFESSTGINLSNSKVRFLGRSMELGVSEDMLGRVFDGLGRPIDNGPQILPQARMDINGLPMNPAARSYPEEFIQTGVSAIDGLNTLVRGQKLPIFSASGLPHAKLAAQIARQAKVLGTDEKFAVVFAAMGITFEESNFFVESFKETGAIDRTVLFVNLANDPAIERIATPKMALTAAEYLAFEKDMHVLVILTDITNYADALREVSAARKEVPGRRGYPGYMYTDLATMYERAGRQNGKKGSITMIPILTMPEDDKTHPIPDLTGYITEGQIILSRELYRKGVTPPIDVLPSLSRLKDKGIGEGKTRADHSNTMNQLFAAYARGKDAKELMVILGEAALTEIDLMYAKFADAFEKEYVSQGYNTDRSIEETLNIGWKLLSMLPRTELKRIDDKFLDQYYQA from the coding sequence ATGCCAAAAGAGTACAGAACCATACAGGAAGTAGCCGGACCTTTGATGCTGGTGCGCGGTGTAGAAAATGTAACTTATGACGAACTGGGGGAAATCGAGCTTGCAAGCGGTGAGACAAGACGGTGCAAGGTGCTGGAGATCGATGGAAGCGATGCACTGGTACAGTTGTTTGAAAGCTCCACAGGAATCAACCTGTCCAACAGTAAGGTCAGATTCTTAGGACGAAGCATGGAGCTTGGTGTATCTGAGGATATGCTGGGCCGTGTATTTGACGGACTGGGTCGTCCTATTGACAATGGACCTCAGATCCTGCCGCAGGCACGGATGGATATCAACGGACTTCCGATGAATCCTGCCGCGAGAAGCTATCCGGAGGAATTTATCCAGACCGGAGTCTCTGCGATCGATGGATTAAATACACTGGTACGTGGACAGAAACTGCCGATCTTTTCAGCATCCGGACTGCCCCATGCAAAACTGGCTGCCCAGATTGCAAGACAGGCAAAAGTACTGGGAACGGATGAAAAATTTGCGGTTGTATTTGCTGCGATGGGAATTACTTTCGAAGAGTCCAACTTCTTTGTGGAGAGCTTTAAGGAGACCGGAGCCATTGACAGAACGGTTCTGTTCGTAAACCTGGCAAATGACCCGGCCATTGAGCGAATCGCAACGCCGAAAATGGCGCTGACGGCTGCGGAATATCTGGCATTTGAAAAAGATATGCATGTGCTGGTCATTCTGACAGATATCACCAACTATGCGGATGCGCTGCGTGAAGTGTCTGCAGCACGAAAAGAAGTGCCGGGACGACGTGGATATCCGGGATATATGTACACAGACCTTGCCACGATGTATGAGCGTGCGGGGCGTCAGAACGGCAAAAAGGGAAGTATCACGATGATTCCGATCCTGACCATGCCGGAGGATGACAAAACCCATCCAATCCCTGACCTGACCGGATATATTACAGAAGGACAGATTATTTTGAGCAGGGAGCTGTACCGAAAAGGCGTGACACCTCCGATCGATGTACTGCCGTCCCTTTCCCGTCTGAAAGACAAAGGAATCGGAGAGGGCAAGACCAGAGCTGATCATTCCAATACCATGAATCAGTTGTTTGCAGCTTATGCACGCGGAAAAGATGCAAAAGAGCTGATGGTGATCCTGGGAGAGGCGGCGCTGACTGAGATTGACCTGATGTATGCAAAATTTGCAGATGCATTTGAAAAAGAATATGTTTCTCAGGGATACAATACGGATCGAAGCATTGAAGAGACGTTGAATATCGGATGGAAACTCCTTTCCATGCTGCCAAGAACCGAGTTGAAGCGTATCGACGACAAGTTTTTGGATCAGTATTATCAGGCATAA
- a CDS encoding V-type ATP synthase subunit D codes for MASKQVNPTRMELTRLKKKRITAIRGHKLLKDKRDELMRQYLDLVRENMEVRKKVEAGILAANKNFVIAKAGMSEAALNTALMAPKQGITLTPGEKNIMSVNIPTFAYQTRTADENDIYSYGFAFTSSDLDGAVKSLADILPEMIRLAECEKACQLMAAEIEKTRRRVNALEHVIIPEAEENIKYITMKLDENERSTQIRLMKVKDMMLEDAHHYKEKMQE; via the coding sequence ATGGCATCAAAACAGGTAAATCCTACCCGTATGGAATTGACCCGTCTGAAAAAAAAGCGGATCACGGCAATCCGCGGACATAAGCTTTTAAAAGACAAGCGGGATGAGCTGATGCGTCAGTATCTGGATCTGGTGCGGGAAAACATGGAAGTGCGTAAAAAAGTGGAAGCCGGGATTCTCGCAGCAAATAAAAATTTTGTCATTGCCAAAGCGGGGATGTCTGAGGCGGCACTGAATACTGCATTGATGGCACCAAAGCAGGGGATCACACTGACACCCGGGGAAAAGAATATCATGAGTGTCAACATTCCGACATTTGCATATCAAACGAGAACCGCGGATGAAAATGACATTTATTCGTATGGATTTGCATTTACATCCAGTGATCTGGATGGAGCAGTAAAGTCTCTGGCAGATATCCTGCCGGAGATGATCCGGCTGGCAGAATGTGAGAAGGCATGTCAGTTGATGGCAGCAGAGATTGAAAAGACAAGGCGACGTGTCAACGCGTTGGAACATGTGATTATTCCTGAGGCAGAAGAGAACATTAAATATATTACCATGAAGTTAGATGAGAATGAACGAAGCACTCAGATCCGTCTGATGAAGGTGAAAGATATGATGCTGGAGGATGCGCATCATTATAAAGAGAAGATGCAGGAATAA
- a CDS encoding NEAT domain-containing protein yields the protein MKWKKQGKKREIKALAFVLAAGMLLQPASVNASSESMKISADIVQEDQKPSYMVVVPSSVALGSLSTQTDTVQNYEVRIKTTDAKGTIEVSAPESGVLHNQENTLEFTNNFGKQQITADQVREANAAGGEQILQGALTIAAEEVSGAKAGNYTGTTTFTISYKQSDDSQDPDDGNEQPDIQNLEDGVYSVTGNVVKVDKVTASMADKAIVHTMKLTVKEGVYFLTMNFQGLTVGDKLGYLGTLRYYQTGYTTDARGNIQGTLSDVTVDSVQKNSDGSKVSDAYGTDYPDLVTFPLIPETLKDGYVPLQVVVPLMESISAGTGTQQMYVKLDWSTLKKTTEDDPSFTEDENHNNNNGGTNQNGGSSLNGGSTLKPGSSTLGSSSLKSGLSSSSLNGSSSLKNASSVKTGDELPYMWLCIAGLAVGILLCCGLLYRRKRKKTTGDGV from the coding sequence ATGAAGTGGAAAAAACAAGGGAAAAAGAGAGAGATCAAAGCACTGGCATTTGTCCTGGCAGCAGGGATGCTGCTGCAGCCGGCAAGTGTGAACGCATCGTCGGAAAGTATGAAGATTTCTGCGGATATCGTGCAGGAGGACCAGAAGCCGTCGTATATGGTAGTAGTACCTTCTTCTGTTGCACTTGGTTCTTTAAGTACACAGACAGATACCGTACAGAATTATGAAGTCCGCATAAAAACAACAGATGCAAAAGGAACGATTGAGGTATCTGCACCTGAGAGCGGCGTACTTCATAATCAGGAAAATACGCTGGAATTTACCAATAACTTTGGAAAGCAACAGATTACGGCGGATCAGGTCAGAGAGGCAAATGCAGCAGGCGGGGAACAAATCCTTCAGGGAGCACTTACGATCGCAGCAGAGGAAGTATCCGGTGCAAAAGCGGGAAACTATACAGGAACAACTACATTTACGATTTCCTATAAACAAAGTGATGACAGCCAGGATCCGGATGATGGCAACGAGCAGCCGGATATTCAGAATTTAGAGGATGGAGTATATTCTGTCACGGGAAATGTCGTAAAGGTAGATAAAGTGACAGCATCGATGGCGGATAAAGCGATTGTGCATACTATGAAGCTGACTGTAAAAGAGGGAGTATATTTTCTTACGATGAATTTTCAGGGGCTTACAGTAGGGGACAAGTTGGGATATCTTGGAACACTCCGATACTATCAGACGGGATATACCACAGATGCCAGAGGGAATATACAGGGAACACTTTCTGATGTCACTGTTGATTCCGTGCAGAAAAACAGCGATGGCAGCAAGGTGAGTGATGCATATGGTACGGATTATCCGGATCTGGTCACATTTCCACTGATCCCGGAAACATTAAAGGATGGATATGTACCGCTGCAGGTGGTAGTGCCGCTGATGGAAAGTATTTCTGCAGGAACAGGAACACAGCAGATGTACGTGAAGCTTGACTGGAGTACATTGAAAAAGACAACAGAGGATGATCCGTCTTTCACAGAAGATGAGAATCATAACAACAATAACGGGGGAACAAATCAGAATGGCGGTTCTTCCCTAAACGGCGGTTCCACACTGAAGCCGGGATCTTCTACACTTGGCAGTTCTTCCTTAAAGAGCGGACTTTCCAGCTCTTCTCTTAATGGAAGCAGCAGTCTTAAGAATGCGTCCAGTGTAAAAACAGGGGATGAGCTGCCATATATGTGGCTGTGTATTGCGGGACTGGCAGTGGGGATTTTGCTGTGCTGTGGTCTTTTATATAGAAGAAAACGGAAGAAAACGACAGGAGACGGAGTATGA
- a CDS encoding heme-binding Shp domain-containing protein translates to MRKKQKNGMLQKMLMAAVFLLVLTVIPPQTARAASGTVYTCSVTPSYSNPVTGEIEDAGGEAGYATGQGMVQSVVYSTGILEVTDSGEYYLTVRLGMMDYASGHSFWVQNVGDSGWSAPAVGQTGSGSDGNGTTADICIQVPSENCVVRASMYVEPMGREVIYYFYPSGYSEGNTTDMTATMVTAASGSSETANNTSGASTNASASSVASSASAAGGNAVSGSASSQETTKQSSSEETKKSSDLQSSITETAAPSASDTSISDAKGLSLSTEAQTEDGSGEKGSLSTAGTIFGTAAAVTISGLILMGAAAGILYLFRKNWYRWGGGEDDDA, encoded by the coding sequence ATGAGAAAGAAACAGAAGAATGGAATGCTTCAGAAAATGCTGATGGCAGCCGTATTTTTACTTGTGCTGACAGTAATTCCGCCACAAACTGCAAGGGCTGCATCCGGAACAGTCTATACCTGTTCTGTTACTCCGAGCTATTCCAATCCGGTGACCGGAGAGATTGAGGATGCAGGCGGAGAGGCTGGATATGCTACCGGTCAGGGAATGGTGCAGAGCGTGGTGTACTCCACCGGAATCCTGGAAGTGACAGATAGCGGAGAGTATTATCTGACGGTGCGTCTCGGGATGATGGATTATGCAAGCGGTCACAGCTTCTGGGTTCAGAATGTGGGTGATTCCGGCTGGTCTGCTCCGGCAGTGGGACAGACGGGAAGCGGAAGTGACGGAAACGGAACGACTGCGGATATTTGTATTCAAGTTCCCAGCGAAAACTGTGTGGTAAGAGCATCCATGTATGTAGAGCCGATGGGAAGAGAGGTCATTTATTATTTTTATCCGAGCGGATATTCCGAGGGAAATACTACGGATATGACAGCAACTATGGTGACGGCAGCATCCGGCAGCAGTGAGACTGCAAACAATACATCCGGTGCAAGTACAAATGCATCTGCATCATCTGTGGCATCATCTGCGTCTGCCGCTGGAGGAAATGCTGTGTCTGGCAGTGCGTCTTCCCAAGAGACAACAAAGCAGAGCTCGTCGGAAGAAACAAAAAAATCGTCTGATCTGCAAAGCAGTATTACCGAAACAGCGGCACCGTCTGCATCAGATACATCAATCAGTGATGCAAAAGGACTGAGTCTTTCGACAGAAGCTCAAACAGAGGATGGCAGTGGGGAAAAGGGATCACTGTCAACTGCCGGAACCATTTTCGGAACAGCTGCGGCAGTGACGATTTCCGGATTGATCCTGATGGGAGCAGCAGCGGGAATCTTGTATTTGTTCCGAAAAAACTGGTACCGCTGGGGCGGAGGCGAAGATGATGATGCGTAG
- the isdE gene encoding heme ABC transporter substrate-binding protein IsdE → MMMRRKKKRSIAFLLVCALLLVGCSSGTSGETDAIKAAKQKVQALGKEPKLIATSPAVAAICDRLELDLVGVCSTSVSTIPERYEDLPEIGTAMSPDMEVIASLNPDWILSPSSLQSDLQPKYEAIHTDWAFLNLRSVQGMYQSIQELGEIFGKEEKAAELEKEFTDFYEEYKTVNQGKESPKVLILMGLPGSYIIATENSYVGSLVEMAGGENVYAGTDQEFLTVNTEDMKSKEPDMILCTAHALPEQVTKMFQEDFATNDIWKHFDAVKNDKVYYLTYELFGMSATFEYQKALQELQTILYPDTQDEAKKGE, encoded by the coding sequence ATGATGATGCGTAGAAAAAAGAAAAGGAGTATAGCATTTTTGCTTGTGTGTGCATTGCTTCTGGTCGGGTGTTCTTCCGGTACTTCCGGGGAGACAGATGCAATCAAGGCAGCTAAACAGAAAGTGCAGGCACTTGGAAAGGAACCCAAGCTGATTGCCACATCCCCCGCAGTTGCAGCGATCTGTGATCGTCTGGAGCTGGATCTGGTGGGAGTGTGCTCAACTTCTGTTTCCACGATTCCAGAGCGGTATGAAGATCTGCCGGAGATAGGGACGGCGATGAGCCCGGACATGGAAGTAATCGCATCCCTGAACCCGGACTGGATTCTAAGTCCATCTTCCCTACAGAGCGATCTTCAGCCTAAATATGAAGCGATTCACACGGACTGGGCATTTTTGAATTTAAGAAGTGTGCAGGGAATGTATCAGTCAATTCAGGAACTGGGAGAAATTTTCGGAAAAGAAGAAAAAGCCGCGGAGCTTGAGAAAGAATTTACGGATTTTTATGAAGAATATAAAACCGTAAATCAGGGAAAAGAAAGTCCGAAGGTATTGATTCTGATGGGACTGCCGGGATCTTATATCATTGCAACGGAAAACTCTTATGTGGGAAGTCTTGTGGAGATGGCAGGCGGAGAAAATGTATATGCCGGAACAGATCAGGAATTTCTGACAGTGAATACAGAGGATATGAAGTCAAAAGAGCCGGACATGATTTTATGTACTGCACATGCGCTTCCGGAACAGGTCACAAAAATGTTTCAGGAGGACTTTGCAACCAATGATATCTGGAAACATTTTGATGCGGTAAAAAACGATAAAGTGTACTATCTTACTTATGAATTGTTTGGCATGAGCGCAACGTTTGAGTATCAGAAGGCACTACAGGAACTGCAGACGATTTTGTATCCGGATACACAGGATGAAGCAAAGAAGGGAGAGTAA
- a CDS encoding FecCD family ABC transporter permease, with protein sequence MKYKKTAGTILAFAVMILLLTVLFFASVNIGSLKVGVPDILQGMIGKGSEEVSTVFDLRLPRIFISILAGAATAVSGVLFQAVLKNPLADPGIIGISSGATFAAILITAFAPTLFFFTPVFAFFGGVLAFCLVYTLSWKGGLSPLRVILTGVAVNAMFTGLSSGLNSMNGGNMSGVAAIVNGNITMKTWDDVRMLAPYVLAGIVLAVVLAGMCDILSLEDKTARSLGVNVNLMRILISLVAVLLAAISAAVAGSISFLGLIVPHMGRILVGSEHKKLLPFSMLLGAFLFLLADTAGRTIAAPYEISASILMSVAGGPFFMILLRRSKKYAD encoded by the coding sequence ATGAAGTATAAAAAAACAGCAGGAACAATACTTGCATTTGCGGTTATGATCCTGTTATTGACGGTACTCTTTTTTGCATCGGTGAATATCGGCAGCTTAAAGGTTGGGGTGCCGGATATCCTGCAGGGGATGATCGGGAAGGGAAGCGAGGAAGTAAGCACCGTTTTTGATCTGCGTCTCCCGAGGATTTTTATCTCGATACTGGCAGGAGCTGCCACGGCAGTTTCCGGAGTTTTGTTTCAGGCGGTTCTGAAAAATCCACTGGCAGATCCGGGAATCATCGGAATTTCCAGCGGTGCAACCTTTGCCGCAATTTTGATCACAGCATTTGCTCCGACGCTGTTTTTCTTTACACCGGTGTTTGCATTTTTTGGAGGGGTGCTGGCATTTTGTCTGGTGTACACTCTGTCGTGGAAAGGCGGCTTAAGTCCTTTGCGGGTCATTCTGACCGGAGTCGCTGTGAATGCAATGTTCACCGGTCTTTCCAGCGGACTCAACTCCATGAATGGTGGAAATATGTCCGGGGTAGCGGCAATCGTCAATGGAAATATTACGATGAAGACATGGGATGATGTGCGGATGCTTGCGCCATATGTGCTGGCAGGGATTGTACTGGCAGTGGTGCTTGCCGGTATGTGTGATATTCTGTCACTGGAAGATAAGACAGCCAGAAGTCTCGGCGTCAATGTAAATCTGATGCGGATCCTGATTTCTCTTGTTGCTGTGCTGCTTGCGGCAATTTCTGCGGCTGTGGCAGGAAGTATCAGTTTCCTGGGTCTGATCGTGCCGCATATGGGAAGAATCCTGGTAGGAAGCGAGCATAAAAAGCTGCTCCCGTTTTCCATGCTGCTGGGTGCTTTTTTGTTTCTTCTGGCAGATACTGCAGGGAGGACCATCGCAGCGCCTTATGAAATTTCAGCATCGATTCTGATGAGTGTCGCAGGCGGTCCGTTTTTCATGATTCTTTTGAGGAGGTCTAAGAAGTATGCAGACTAA